Proteins found in one Merismopedia glauca CCAP 1448/3 genomic segment:
- a CDS encoding 2Fe-2S iron-sulfur cluster-binding protein, giving the protein MNSIEYLIKFSDVKYKPIKLPQHSHLSEHLTVTNSPVLFGCRTGICGTCIVAIKGKISPPQADEKELLEILAPDNPQARLACQIDLTSDIEISEI; this is encoded by the coding sequence ATGAACTCAATCGAGTACCTAATTAAATTTTCTGATGTCAAATATAAACCGATAAAACTGCCTCAGCACTCTCATCTATCCGAACATTTAACTGTCACTAACTCGCCAGTATTGTTTGGGTGTCGTACTGGAATTTGTGGGACTTGCATCGTCGCAATTAAAGGTAAAATTTCCCCACCTCAAGCTGATGAAAAAGAACTTTTAGAAATTCTCGCACCAGATAACCCCCAAGCGAGATTAGCTTGTCAAATCGATTTAACTAGTGACATAGAAATCAGTGAAATTTGA
- a CDS encoding aromatic ring-hydroxylating oxygenase subunit alpha — translation MNIFNNWDIIPKGWYVTIPSQELVQGKIKSLDICGQRIVLFRGEDSKVKALDAYCPHLGTDLGIGKVDGNLVRCFFHHWAFDETGKCQDIPCQNFIPETAKTRGYATTEKYGFIWVYPELFPDKQLPDFDELKGREIVVSWDKAFTRKCHHHICMMNGIDVQHLQTVHKLDIKMELSVNRNFTTNIIDFTLKGELPFTTWRERMGRFILGEKYEYSMRYVDGCIGMLTIMKNVRFMPPLHMIYAYKPSSDKPPVSWRDRLAIIQPIYVTQKRSGIVGWLVSQILLLLTRLAYYTLKQEDGIIYDNINFNPKTILNIDRPLIQYINYVNELTPSQWSKNTK, via the coding sequence ATGAATATCTTCAATAATTGGGACATAATTCCTAAAGGTTGGTATGTTACTATTCCCAGTCAAGAACTTGTTCAAGGCAAGATTAAATCTTTAGATATTTGTGGACAAAGAATAGTACTTTTTCGAGGAGAAGATAGCAAGGTCAAAGCTTTAGATGCTTACTGTCCTCATTTAGGAACAGACTTAGGTATAGGTAAAGTTGACGGTAATTTAGTCAGGTGTTTTTTTCATCATTGGGCATTTGATGAAACTGGTAAATGCCAAGATATTCCCTGCCAAAACTTCATTCCTGAAACTGCAAAAACTAGAGGATATGCGACGACTGAAAAATATGGTTTTATTTGGGTATATCCAGAGTTATTTCCAGACAAGCAATTACCAGATTTTGACGAACTAAAAGGCAGAGAAATAGTTGTTTCTTGGGATAAAGCTTTTACTAGAAAATGTCATCATCATATTTGTATGATGAATGGAATAGACGTACAACATTTACAAACAGTTCATAAATTAGATATTAAAATGGAGTTATCTGTAAACCGAAACTTCACTACTAATATTATTGATTTCACCTTAAAAGGAGAACTGCCTTTTACTACTTGGCGCGAGAGAATGGGAAGATTTATCCTAGGTGAAAAATATGAATACTCGATGAGATATGTTGATGGTTGTATTGGGATGTTGACTATTATGAAAAACGTCCGTTTTATGCCGCCATTACATATGATTTATGCGTACAAACCATCAAGCGATAAACCTCCGGTTAGCTGGCGCGATCGCCTAGCAATTATTCAACCGATATATGTCACCCAAAAAAGATCGGGAATCGTGGGTTGGCTCGTCTCTCAAATCCTATTATTACTCACCCGATTAGCCTACTATACTCTCAAACAAGAAGACGGCATAATTTATGACAATATTAACTTTAATCCCAAAACTATATTAAACATCGATCGCCCCCTAATTCAATACATCAACTATGTCAATGAACTCACACCTTCTCAATGGTCAAAAAACACAAAATAA
- a CDS encoding UDP-glucuronic acid decarboxylase family protein — protein sequence MRILVTGGAGFIGSHLIDSLMSQEHEVICLDNFYTGTKRNILKWIGHPYFELIRHDITEPIRLEVDQIYHLACPASPVHYQYNPVKTVKTNVIGTLHMLGLAKRVKARFLLASTSEVYGDPDVHPQTEDYRGNVNPIGLRACYDEGKRVAETLSFDYHRQNGVDIRVARIFNTYGPRMLENDGRVVSNFIVQALQGIPLTVYGDGSQTRSFCYVSDLVEGLMGLMNGDRIGPVNLGNPGEYTILELAEKIQQMVNPDTDIVFKPLPQDDPKQRQPDITQAKTYLGWEPTIALQDGLKITIGDFRERMMEENSN from the coding sequence ATGCGTATATTAGTTACTGGTGGTGCAGGATTTATTGGTTCTCATCTGATAGATAGTTTAATGTCACAAGAGCATGAGGTCATCTGTTTAGATAATTTTTACACTGGTACTAAGCGCAATATCCTCAAATGGATTGGGCATCCTTATTTTGAACTGATTCGTCATGATATTACTGAACCAATCCGCTTAGAAGTAGATCAAATTTATCATCTCGCTTGTCCCGCTTCTCCAGTTCATTATCAGTATAATCCGGTAAAAACCGTCAAAACTAACGTGATCGGAACCTTACATATGCTAGGTTTGGCGAAACGGGTGAAAGCCAGGTTTTTGCTAGCTTCAACTTCCGAAGTATATGGCGATCCTGACGTACATCCCCAAACAGAAGATTATCGGGGAAATGTGAACCCAATTGGGCTGAGGGCGTGTTATGACGAAGGAAAGCGAGTTGCAGAGACGTTATCTTTTGATTATCACCGCCAAAATGGGGTAGATATCCGAGTTGCTAGAATCTTTAACACCTATGGTCCCCGAATGTTAGAAAATGACGGTAGAGTTGTCAGTAATTTTATCGTTCAGGCGCTACAGGGGATTCCTTTAACAGTGTATGGGGATGGTTCGCAAACGCGGAGTTTTTGCTATGTTTCCGATTTGGTAGAGGGATTGATGGGGTTGATGAATGGCGATCGCATTGGTCCTGTAAACTTGGGTAATCCTGGAGAATATACCATTCTAGAATTAGCTGAAAAAATTCAACAAATGGTGAATCCAGATACAGATATTGTCTTTAAACCTTTACCCCAAGACGATCCCAAACAAAGACAACCAGATATTACCCAAGCGAAAACCTATCTAGGATGGGAACCAACTATAGCTTTACAAGATGGCTTAAAAATAACCATTGGTGATTTCCGCGAACGAATGATGGAAGAGAATTCAAACTAA
- a CDS encoding DUF2811 domain-containing protein yields the protein MSLKVSILTEIPEELHASLRSYLESHPNWDQDRVFAAALSLFLLQNQPNKPIEASPNYRACARVYLESLFQRPA from the coding sequence ATGAGTCTCAAAGTCAGCATTTTGACAGAAATCCCAGAAGAACTACACGCATCCTTGCGATCGTACCTCGAAAGTCATCCTAACTGGGATCAAGATCGAGTTTTTGCCGCCGCTTTATCTCTCTTTTTGCTGCAAAACCAACCAAATAAACCGATAGAGGCATCTCCCAACTATCGTGCTTGTGCGCGCGTTTACTTAGAAAGTCTATTTCAGCGTCCCGCTTAA
- the pth gene encoding aminoacyl-tRNA hydrolase, which yields MTEDKSPRPLVIPQLIVGLGNPEAKYQQTRHNIGFTAVEALARFWQLNWSENRKFQGWFAEGTTAEGNKVKLLKPTTYMNNSGTAIRAVIDWYKLPPESVLVIYDDMDLPLGKLRLRLSGSAGGHNGMKSTISHLGTQNFPRLRIGIGRSNGNYESISHVLGNFSQSEIELLTPTLDIVVKAVESSLIYGVEKAMSLYNSKS from the coding sequence ATGACTGAGGATAAATCCCCAAGACCTTTAGTAATTCCCCAGTTAATTGTAGGTTTAGGCAATCCAGAGGCAAAATACCAGCAAACACGTCATAACATTGGTTTTACTGCGGTAGAGGCTTTAGCTCGCTTTTGGCAACTTAATTGGAGTGAAAATCGCAAATTTCAAGGTTGGTTTGCTGAAGGGACTACGGCTGAAGGTAACAAAGTTAAGCTACTTAAACCAACCACATATATGAATAATTCTGGCACCGCTATCCGAGCGGTGATAGATTGGTACAAACTACCGCCAGAGTCAGTGTTAGTAATTTACGATGACATGGATTTACCTCTAGGTAAATTGCGATTGCGCCTTTCTGGTTCGGCTGGAGGACACAATGGGATGAAATCGACAATTTCCCATTTGGGAACCCAAAACTTTCCCCGTTTGAGAATCGGAATTGGTCGTTCTAATGGTAACTATGAGTCAATTTCTCATGTTTTAGGAAATTTTTCGCAATCGGAAATTGAATTACTAACTCCAACTCTAGATATAGTCGTGAAAGCTGTTGAATCTAGCTTAATCTATGGAGTTGAGAAGGCAATGAGTTTGTACAATAGCAAGAGTTGA
- a CDS encoding 4-hydroxy-3-methylbut-2-enyl diphosphate reductase: MDTKAFKRSLHNSDNYHRKGFGHAEEVAGVMDSEYQSPLIQQIRENNYTLTRGNVTIKLAQSFGFCWGVERAVAMAYETRQHFPTEKIWITNEIIHNPSVNQRLRDMEVGFIEVIAGEKDFSVVGAGDVVILPAFGASVQEMQLLNEKGCKIVDTTCPWVSKVWNTVEKHKKKEYTSIIHGKYNHEETVATSSFAGKYLIVLNLQQAEYVCNYILNGGNREEFLAKFARAMSAGFDPDVDLERVGIANQTTMLKTETEHIGKLLERTMMQKYGPTELTEHFQSFNTICDATQERQDAMFALVEEPLDVMVVIGGFNSSNTTHLQEIAIERNIPSYHIDSSDRIGSDNRIEHKPLGEELQVAENWLPEGKVTVGVTSGASTPDRVVEEAIENIFAVAESLRTVAV; this comes from the coding sequence ATGGATACAAAAGCCTTTAAGCGATCGCTCCACAACTCAGATAACTACCATCGTAAAGGATTCGGTCATGCCGAGGAAGTTGCTGGGGTGATGGATTCAGAATATCAAAGTCCCCTCATCCAGCAAATTCGGGAAAATAATTACACCCTGACAAGAGGTAATGTCACCATTAAGTTAGCTCAATCTTTTGGGTTTTGTTGGGGGGTAGAACGCGCCGTAGCAATGGCTTACGAAACCCGTCAGCATTTCCCCACCGAAAAGATTTGGATTACTAATGAAATTATTCATAACCCTTCGGTAAATCAGCGATTGCGGGATATGGAAGTCGGATTTATCGAGGTAATTGCTGGCGAAAAAGACTTTTCTGTAGTTGGTGCTGGGGATGTGGTAATTTTGCCAGCTTTTGGAGCTAGTGTCCAAGAAATGCAGTTATTAAACGAAAAAGGCTGCAAAATAGTAGATACGACTTGTCCTTGGGTATCTAAGGTTTGGAATACTGTAGAAAAGCATAAAAAGAAAGAATATACTTCCATTATCCACGGCAAGTATAACCATGAAGAAACTGTTGCTACTAGTTCCTTTGCAGGGAAATATCTGATCGTTTTAAATTTACAACAAGCTGAGTATGTGTGTAACTACATCCTCAATGGTGGCAATAGAGAGGAGTTTTTAGCTAAATTTGCTCGTGCCATGTCTGCTGGTTTCGATCCTGATGTGGATTTAGAACGAGTCGGAATTGCCAATCAAACTACCATGCTCAAAACCGAAACCGAACACATCGGCAAGCTGCTAGAACGCACGATGATGCAGAAGTATGGCCCAACAGAACTAACAGAGCATTTTCAAAGCTTTAACACGATTTGTGATGCCACTCAAGAAAGGCAAGATGCCATGTTCGCGTTGGTGGAAGAACCTCTAGATGTTATGGTGGTGATTGGTGGGTTTAATTCTTCTAACACTACCCATTTACAAGAAATTGCCATAGAGCGAAATATTCCTTCCTATCATATAGATAGCAGCGATCGCATAGGTTCTGATAATCGCATCGAACACAAACCTCTTGGTGAAGAGTTACAAGTCGCTGAGAACTGGTTACCGGAAGGAAAAGTAACTGTAGGGGTGACTTCAGGTGCTTCGACTCCAGATCGAGTGGTGGAAGAAGCGATAGAGAACATTTTTGCTGTGGCTGAAAGTTTAAGAACTGTAGCCGTTTAA